The Bacteroidota bacterium genome segment GATAATGCCCGCCTTTTAGGATAATATTGAATTGAACCAATGGCAGTTCATTTTGCTCGATACCAAATACCTCCATGTTATTGCTAAGTTTAGCTTGCCAAACTACCGGTAAGTTTAAAGCCGGTTCAGGACCAAATGAAGGGCGAACAGAACGATCAAAAGCTGTTTTTGTTTTGATAATTTCTTCTTCGGCCTCATCCGTAATTTCAACCTGAGTGGCGTTCAAAATATTTTCTTCTACAACATCGGCTTTTACTGAGCCTTCAGCAACCATATCAACCTGTCCTTTAGGGACAAAACTAACTGCCAGGTATGGTTTGTCTTTGATGTATTTATTGTAAACCCTCAAGATATCATCTTTGGTCACTGCTTTTAACATTTCGATGTCTTTCTTAAAATAAGAAGGATCTCCAGCATATTCATTATAGGTAGCTAATTGGCGCGATTTTCCAAGAATGCTGCTCATTCCATTATAAAAGTCAGTTTCTAAACTGGCTTTGATCCTTTCCACATCACCTTCTGTAAAGCCCTCATCTTCAAACTTTTTAAATGCTTCAAAAACTGAAGATTCGACTTCACTTAAACTTACGCCCCTGTTGGCAGTTACCATTACGTTAAAGGTTCCTGCAATTTCAATAGATCTGTTTGATGCCCTCGGGCCAGAGGCTAGCTTCTTCTCTTTCTCCAATACCGTATAGAAAGGAGCTTTTTTACCCTGAGATAATAAACTTCCTAGATATGAAAGGGCATAAGAGTCAGGTGTATACTCTTCGATGGTTGGCCATACCATGCGTAATTGCGAAGCTCTGGCAAAATTATCTTCGTGATAAACTTTTTTGATTTTGTCCAATTTCACAGGTTGTGGTTTTGAATCCTCCACTTTATTTCCTGAAGGGATTTCTCCAAAATATTTCTCAACCCATTCTTTAGTTTGAGCAATATCGAAATCACCTGCTATTACAATGGTTGCATTATTTGGAACATAAAACCGACCATGGAATTCTTTTACATCCTCTACAGTAGCATTTAGCAAATCTTCCATTTCCCCTATCACGGTCCAGCTATAAGGATGACCATCAGGATATAAATTTTTTGCTGTTACCCATCCTGCATGCCCATAAGGAGCATTATCGACAGATTGTCTTTTTTCATTTTGCACCACATTCTGCTGAATGTTGAATGCTTTTTTGGTCACTGTATTGATCATGTATCCCATACGGTCAGATTCCATCCAAAGAACCATTTCCAGCGCATTTTTAGGCACAACTTCGAAGTAAGTAGTAGCATCGTTACCTGTACCACCGTTCAATGTACCACCGGCACTTTGAATCAATTTAAAGTACTCGTCTTCACCAACGTTTTCCGATTTTTGAAACATCATGTGTTCGAATAAATGGGCGAATCCGGTTCGACCGGTAACTTCACGGTTTGAACCTACATGGTACTGTACCGAAAAAGATACGATCGGATCCGAACGATCAACATGCAGTATAACGTCCAGTCCGTTACCGAGTGTGTATTTTTCGTAATCAATTGTTAATTGGTCCTTTTGCGTACTGCACGAAAACGAAATCAGTAAAAATAACGCGATCAGGACATTCATAAATTTTTTCATAATTAAAGTTATTAGGTTAATATTTGTGGTTTTAAGGTATTTCAATCTCAGAACTCAAATTTAATGATAAATTAATGCCAAAAACAACTTATAATCCTGTTTTAAAGCCATAATATACATACCATGAATTAGTTACTATTAACGAGGTGATAGATCAGGCAAATAATACACATGAATACAAACTTCTGAATTTAAAAAACAGAGGAAGATTTGCCCGGATTGAAACTTTCCAAATAAAAATATAAGAAATAAAGAATTAAAATAACGTTGGTTATTTCAAAATTCAGAAAATGAAAATACTGTTTTTGATATTGGATATTTTTTTATCTTTGCAGCTCGAAAAATGGTCGCATAGCTCAGTTGGATAGAGCAACAGCCTTCTAAGCTGTGGGTCGAAGGTTCGAATCCTTCTGCGATCACTTGAGTGTATAGAATAAAAACGCAAAGCCCTGTAAATCACAAAACTACAGGTCTTTTTTGTTTTCAGCCTTCTGCGTTTTTACCCCCTTTTCTATACCTTGCTGTTGGACTTACTATTGGACTTGAAATTTTTCAAAAAAGTCCAATAGTGATACACCTTAGATGCTGATAATCATTGCTTTATTTTGCTTGAACTTTCTAAATTAAGTTAAACATTTAAACAATTTCTGTCATGGGCCGTTGGACATCTTACAATCTGTTATTTTTCATCAAAAGAAAAAAACTTCTTAAATCAGGAAAAGCAGCATTATTTGCTAAGATTACTGTCAATAAAAGGAGTGCTGAATTCGTATTAAAATGCACTGTAAATCCTGAGCACTGGAGCAAGGAAATGGGCGCAGCTAAAGGAAATTCACAGGAAGCCAAGTTAGTTAATGAATTTATTAATTCCGTTAAATTCAGGTTTCAATCCAACATCAATAAGATGATCAGTGGAGGTATTGAGATAACTGCTGAAAATCTTAAAAATAAGTACCTTGGATTCGAACCAAAAGCTAAAACTGTTCTGGAAATTTTCCAAGAACACAATCAAAAATTAAAGGCATTGGTAGGCAATGAATTTGCTTATGGAACATATCAGAATTACCTCACTTCATACCGGCACATCAGGGATTTTATTCTTTTTAAATTTAAAAAGGATGATTTGGAAATCTCTAAGGTAAATCATGAATTCATTTCCTCTTACGCATTCTACCTCAAGAGTGAGAAAAGCTGTAATCATAATACTGCAATGAAGCAGCTTAATAACTTCAAAAAAATTACCCGTACTGCGCTTTATAGTGATTTATTGCCAAAGGATCCTTTTTTAAATTATAAACTCTCAGTGAAGAAAGTCGATCGCGATTTCTTAACAGATCATGAATTATCTAAACTTATTAATAAGAAGTTCACTATTTATAGACTTCAGGTTGTAAAGGACTGTTTCCTTTTCGCCTGTTATACCGGCCTGGCTCATGCTGACCTACAAAGACTGACTTCTGAAAATCTCATCATTGGTGTTGACAATAAACTCTGGATAAGCATAAAAAGAAAAAAAACCAATGTCCAAAGTAATATTCCACTCTTACCGGTTGCAAAAGCAATCCTGGATGAATACAAAGAACACCCAATAGTCATCGAAAAGGGGTTACTTCTACCAATTCTATCCAACCAAAAAATGAATGCATACCTGAAGGAAATTGCAGATATTTGTGGCATAACTAAAACACTTACAAGTCACATAGCCAGATATACTTTTGCAACCACAATCACACTTAATAATGATGTGCCAATTGAAAGCGTTTCAAAAATGTTAGGGCACAGTTCCCTGGAAATGACTAAAATTTATGCCAGATTACTAGATAAAAAAGTCGGAAGGGACATGGAACACATCGCTGAAAAGTACTCGTCTTAAAATTATTTTTACTTTTTAGGTGCGACAAATTTGATTTAGAGGTATAAAGTAATTTATCCTATTATCTTTTTTAGCAAAATTCTTTTGAATCACTTTTAAGCTTAAGATTTGAATTCAATTATAATTAAGGAAGAGCAGGAATTTAGAGTTTATGGAGATATCTTGCAAGGACGCCTGCAACCATTTAAACCTCAATTTAATGATCGGGATCTATTATCCGGATTAATTGAGTATGCCAATACCCGGGAAGTTGTTATAAAAGTGACTGATCTTGACTTAAACAAAGACCTTGATACCATTGAATTTTCCAAATTGGGTTATAGGGACAAAGACGATTTTTCTGCCAATATCCGATCAGGTGAAAAACCCGGGACCGCTATTATTACCATCGTTCCAATCAGTCACTACCTTCTGGGAGATAAAATGGACAATGATATCGAGCAGCCTCCCTGTTTTAAATCTAAATGCTATCTGCGTTTAATCATCGATGAATTCGAAAGAATAAAGATCAGGGCATGTAAACTTTTGAATACTCCACAAGATCCTGAACAATTAAAATTTATTGCATTAAAAAATCTCCGTACAGCGGAGTTCCTGCTTCGTGAATCTTCAGCCGTAAGTCATTTCCTGTTTGTTCCGGAAGATGATACTCAAAAACGATCCTTATACTACATAACTGTTTGCTTGAAAAAGTTCCTGATTAAATCCATCCGTTTCTATCATAAACTTTTTGATCCTTTAATTACTGAATTCTTTGAGCAATCCGAGAACCTAATTAAAAATATTGATTGTATCACTAATTCCGATTGTATTAAATATCTGTACCCCGATGAACTCGATAACAACCTGAAAGAGCAAACAGAAAATTATTTTCGATATCCGATAAATCCTAATAGAGGCAAGGACGACTTTTTAAATATTTTAAAGAGTAACCCGGCACCCATCTCAAAAATAAAGTTCAAACAAAATGGAACACCGGTTCTAAGATGGACCGGCAAAATTAATTTACTTATCACCCTATTTTATGATCTGATGGAAAATGGTCAAATTACCTCCTCCGATGGAAAACATATCAAGGAAAATTCAAACATATCCGATATGTTTAAGAACACTGATACAAATATGAAACTCGTAGAATTTTTATATGATAACTTTCTGGATAACAGTGGTCAAAGGCTATCAAAAAATACGCTTAGAACCTACCTGAATCCCAACCGTCCCGACAAAAGGTCCAAAAGGTCTCAAAACTTAAATCTGGACAAATACAAATAGTTTTTACCAACCCACTGAATTTCAAAAACATATCAAATAAAATGGTATCATGATACTATTTTATTGCTCTTGGACTTTTTTTTTCCTCTTACAATTGCTTTGATTTTCATAAGCCCTGCATGAAAATCGTGAAACACCTTGAGCTGTTCATCGAACTGTTCATCGAGCGGAGCCGAGATGAACGAGATGAACAAGATGGCCAAGATGAATCCACACCCAAGGTGAAGGGCATAACCAAAACAATTTAAATCATGGAAGTAATTACAATCGAAAGTGAAACTTTTAAAAAATTGATTAAGAGTTTAGAGGAATTAAAAACTGTTGTTTCCGAAAACTTCAATCATTCCTCA includes the following:
- a CDS encoding insulinase family protein, whose translation is MKKFMNVLIALFLLISFSCSTQKDQLTIDYEKYTLGNGLDVILHVDRSDPIVSFSVQYHVGSNREVTGRTGFAHLFEHMMFQKSENVGEDEYFKLIQSAGGTLNGGTGNDATTYFEVVPKNALEMVLWMESDRMGYMINTVTKKAFNIQQNVVQNEKRQSVDNAPYGHAGWVTAKNLYPDGHPYSWTVIGEMEDLLNATVEDVKEFHGRFYVPNNATIVIAGDFDIAQTKEWVEKYFGEIPSGNKVEDSKPQPVKLDKIKKVYHEDNFARASQLRMVWPTIEEYTPDSYALSYLGSLLSQGKKAPFYTVLEKEKKLASGPRASNRSIEIAGTFNVMVTANRGVSLSEVESSVFEAFKKFEDEGFTEGDVERIKASLETDFYNGMSSILGKSRQLATYNEYAGDPSYFKKDIEMLKAVTKDDILRVYNKYIKDKPYLAVSFVPKGQVDMVAEGSVKADVVEENILNATQVEITDEAEEEIIKTKTAFDRSVRPSFGPEPALNLPVVWQAKLSNNMEVFGIEQNELPLVQFNIILKGGHYLDKIDKAGTASLMANLMTQGTKNKTPLELEEAIDNLGASINVFAGADGMSISANTLERNYDAVLALVEEILLEPRWDEEEFALAKTAIQNGLMRQKANPNSLASQAFNKLIYGDGHILSIDRQGTVETVSSITIDDLKDYYNSNISPSVAFFTVAGQINQQKVMASLSKLAEKWTEKEVVFPEYSLPEQPSESKIYFIDVPGAKQSVISIGNLGLARTDPDYYLTTVMNYKLGGSFNSFINTVLREEKGFTYGARSSFNGSFIPGTFIASSSVRSTATLESVEIFKNLMETYKDVVSDEDLRFTKDALIKSNARNFETLWALNGMLRDMGTYNLPADYIRNEENAVKNLTLEQLKELAVKYIHPDKMYYVVVGDAETQLKELEKVGFGKPVLYQ
- a CDS encoding site-specific integrase, with translation MGRWTSYNLLFFIKRKKLLKSGKAALFAKITVNKRSAEFVLKCTVNPEHWSKEMGAAKGNSQEAKLVNEFINSVKFRFQSNINKMISGGIEITAENLKNKYLGFEPKAKTVLEIFQEHNQKLKALVGNEFAYGTYQNYLTSYRHIRDFILFKFKKDDLEISKVNHEFISSYAFYLKSEKSCNHNTAMKQLNNFKKITRTALYSDLLPKDPFLNYKLSVKKVDRDFLTDHELSKLINKKFTIYRLQVVKDCFLFACYTGLAHADLQRLTSENLIIGVDNKLWISIKRKKTNVQSNIPLLPVAKAILDEYKEHPIVIEKGLLLPILSNQKMNAYLKEIADICGITKTLTSHIARYTFATTITLNNDVPIESVSKMLGHSSLEMTKIYARLLDKKVGRDMEHIAEKYSS